ATGGAAAGGCAAAATCTGTCAACACATACTCAACCCACTTCTTGCAACAATTTGTGTAGGCTTAACTGTAACAATACATGTAATAATGAAGAAATGAAAGAAATGTACAAAGAATATTTAAGTCTTAAAGAAGAGCGAAAAATGGATCTTATTCTACAAAATGTTTAAACACATTCGCAAATTCAAAAGGGAACTGAAACAGTTAGCGTTTGCCCAATATTTTTACGGACActctttttattaataaataactctGTAATCACAGCATTCACAAACATTTCTAtttaagataaagataaataggACAAAAGAACGACTTTCCTTTGACTTAAGACAAGTATTTCCTAAAAGTATGAACTTTATGTATTCTGTCAATATCATTATTTTAAAGCTGTTACCATTCATGTATATAGAAAAAGTATTTGTACCGTTTGTTCTTTGTACCAACAAAATACCAGTGCTTGTATTGgataggagattccaataatgactgaatatacagggtgatgaatttgaaaaaccaaagttactaataatataacagaaacggcaaatctggcaacattgcaattatcaaatatggaatctctGTATCCCCAAAAACGGTGTACCTccaattttgtacaattatgactagcaatttacgagataattggccgtTTCCAGACTTTAGGGCTACTCTGTATTTTTTGGACTAGTAGTACTTATACCAAAAGTTAGAAAATACAACGTTTATGACTTAAATGGCATAaaacacgcgctatctcagagttgtcaTTTTCTCGAAATGAACGAGTTTTTGACAAGAAGGTAtcgatatttataatttttctgcTTTGAACAGCCCTGCCATAAAAACTGTGCTAAAATAGGACTTTTCTTCCTTCAAGAGTTATCGCACAGAAGGACACACAAACGGAGAAACATTCAAACGGTCAAACATAATTTCTCAAACATTGTGAATACATTAATTAAACATCTTTATGTGGAAAATAACCATAGGTTCTGAAATTCAATACTGCTAGCAACCCTTTACTTTCACACCCATACGGAAGTAAAATTCGATTAATATGGCTCTTTGCTCTGCGGCTACGGTTTTGTTTTGAAACATGTATTTAATGTTAACTTTGAACATAAACTGTTTGCATGATGAATTAAAAATTTCTATCTTCGCTTAAATAATTACTACAATTTCGAAAATTCCCTACATCGTCttatctttattaataattaGAAAGTTTAAAAACTGGTAGCGGCATCCCTCTGTCTGTAGTACTGCTCCACTTTAAATGCATTGAAAGTATTAACGTTCTCTGATATGTAGAAGCGCATATTATGAAATTGTGCCTTGCAGTCTTCATAGAGATGAGAATATTCGtgatatataatattgatattcGTTTCTGTGAATTTTTAACGTTTGTAATTTAAACCGGGTTTGGTGAATGTATGTTTGAAGAGCTGTACCATATACTTTGATGTTTCAgatctgatatatatatatatatatatatatatatatatatatatatatatatatatatatatatatatataatatctaatataaataaatatgatataAGCCACTACATAGGAGGATACCGATACCAACAAAAAACATATATGATCAACATAGACTGCgtatttgcagatgatgtagcaATACTAGCATCGACAAAAGCAGAGATTCAAAGAAGTTTAACAATATGGAATAAAGCTATTGGTTTTCGACCTCGTAGATTTAATCTCACCCGAGCGTTGTTTTTGACAGAATCCTGTAAACAGTGAATGAAGATACTCATGTGATACTTTCTCAACTACTTACTGCCTCCGCCTGCGACAATGGTTTTCACAAATACTCATAcacatttgaaactattttttTAGCTTCAAGTTCTAACTGTTCATTCATATTTATACTCTTCCTGATAGCTTCTTCCAATTTTATTGAAGTAAACATTATTTCAAAAACAATGTATCGTTCAACACAAAGGCACCTGTATACTTATAACACACAATGTACTTATATTATAactctgagaaaactaaatatagaCTGACCATATACGcatcctttatatatattttttccgtttttctttacaataaatatcTACACATCGCCGATTTAACCTTTTGgctgttgattttttttattataaaacattagtgcattatgacatatggggctgaaaattttatcataaacaagaaaacaggagtaagatagtagcaacagagatggaatgcctgcgaagatgctgcagagtaacaagaatggataggagaagtaatggcaaaataaagtaaagaacatcaatagaaacagacatactaacatatatagaacaaaaaagactaaagtggtatggacatgtaagaagaactagcgacagcagatagaataaccgaatggagccccataggaaggaggaaaagaggacgaccccgaaaatcctgcaggaacgaagtagacaacgccatgagtaagagaagcctaaacgatggagaatgggacaacagagagagatggaaacggttgagcgagggaaggcagtgaatactgtagaatccctgaatatatatgtTGATTTTTATCATTATAAAATAACTGGCCGCGAAATATCGCCCATCTCTAATACAGAACACTTCATTTTATATCGCACAGAAGGTAATCGCTGTGCGACCGTCTGGTAAAAGATTATTTATTATGTAACACGATAAGGCCTACAGGCCACAGGGACATTGCGTGCATTCTTCCAAAAAGAAAACACTCAATTTTTGGCATTTTTTCAAGACAGAACCGTTGAGGATGTGTTTATTCTATAGCCCTCAGCGAGGTTGTTGATGATCGAAAATGGCGACTTAATTTGACcgactttattaattattttatctaGTTTTACTTGAaacaaacaaattataataaaatacaacCACTAAAGGTTAAATTATCTCGTCATTATATATTTACTATGGTTGTGATAAATAACTGACTCATCAATAAAGAGATTTCAACAAACGcattcaagaaaaaataaaactggaTTGGAAAGTAGGCGGAAAATCTTAGATGTGACAGACTGAACAAATTGCTAGAAAATCTGAGAAAAAAATTGACTCAAATTTACTTACAGAAAACTGCAAAGATCATAGCGGTAAACATTTCTGtctaaatgaagattaaaaatttatCAATTAAGCAACAAAAAACATTAGAGCATTTGAAAACTTACTTGGTTCTTTAATCTCCCACACATCTCAGCGGTATTTCTACTCTTCTCCCTAGCCATTCTCAATTCTTCCTTGAGTATTTGCATATCGGCTTCATATTTTGCGTTTCGTATTTTTGCGGTATCCAGTTCCGCGTTTAAACTGGCCATGTCGCTCTGGAGGAGAGTTAGTTTCGTTTCGGCCTTTTCGTGGTTTTCTAGAATCTTGGAAGAGTTTAAAGATTCTTGGACTTCCAATACTTCAGTCTTTAATTGTTCTACGGCATTATACAGCCATTTTATGGTTAGAATGTCATTCTTTTCCATCTTATCCATCTTTGGTTGAGTTGAGGTAGTTTGTTTTAACGTAGTTCTGAAAAAAAGTGTTATTAGTAACAAAATTgcataaaaaactaataaaaattaaatattctattcGTCAAATATCAATGCTATCAAAACTGGAGAAGAAATTCTCTCGTCATAGTATTAAACAAAGAAATGTTAAATAGAAAAAGGATATCACTGATTTTAATATCATGGACAGCTGAAAAAGGAGAAGACCACATATGAGACGGTTATAAAACTACGCTTATTCACATAGGCCGAGATACAGAAAAATGGATATATTGGATTTCTCAAGGCAACATATAGATAGATTTTCTTATATATTTAACATAGGGCTCCAAAGATGAACGTTATCGAAAGATATATTTGAAACAGTAGCAAAAACAGAAAGACTGATATTTAACTATCAATTAATAAATGTTATGGGACTTAGTTGAATCTACAatcaaacaaaagtaaaagacCTGCCAGATAAAGTAAAGACTTAAATGAGACCTCGCTAGTTCTAGCGACGAAACAAAATAACGAGCTATATTTCAAGTAATCTCAAGAACACATAAATTAAGATAAACATGAACAAGGGAAAAAAGAAGGGGATACATATATCAAAAGACATTTGTGTAAAAAAGTAgctaatataataattataaatattattggttttatctcccatccctgtgggagtttttgtcagttcttctatcaggcgcggcc
Above is a window of Diabrotica undecimpunctata isolate CICGRU unplaced genomic scaffold, icDiaUnde3 ctg00002825.1, whole genome shotgun sequence DNA encoding:
- the LOC140432103 gene encoding uncharacterized protein, with protein sequence MKSCVLTLVVVTLCFQCAECDLEEDFRVLSKQVTALLDKRKEDVKIIEEHIKRAIFDIPEIVEMRNEIKKLRTTLKQTTSTQPKMDKMEKNDILTIKWLYNAVEQLKTEVLEVQESLNSSKILENHEKAETKLTLLQSDMASLNAELDTAKIRNAKYEADMQILKEELRMAREKSRNTAEMCGRLKNQ